The following are from one region of the Oncorhynchus nerka isolate Pitt River linkage group LG8, Oner_Uvic_2.0, whole genome shotgun sequence genome:
- the ccdc107 gene encoding coiled-coil domain-containing protein 107, with protein sequence MVFSSSQQVVVAFTAVLFAFVVFPRMFGVGSGAKETRGFDARYNRKAGPGPGPGAVRGQPVNKNTAGSMSKAQTLENMQQMKVMMEQEMKSDKYKTNSNKGYVFTLMPLYAIGVGLFAAYKFLKIKSADDSQAQKNKDAKGPKKSEETENQLTELEQRLAQTEKMLNSILTQLDPLTSCVKSVAQEQKNEIMSQLQSIRHLMKKRGMDCPPLNIEEPQCERNLDDLIESLAAHGDTSPEVVAPAEDDQSGVEKEEEPVHQQHHPESKDEHSVTDAQEEDMPSLEDSCETNIEDIGLAQNIPEEMPTTGLRRRNRLE encoded by the exons ATGGTTTTCTCATCGTCCCAGCAAGTGGTGGTCGCATTTACGGCGGTGTTGTTTGCGTTTGTGGTGTTCCCTAGAATGTTCGGCGTAGGATCCGGAGCGAAGGAAACAAGAGGTTTTGATGCACGCTACAACAGAAAAG CGGGTCCGGGACCAGGACCAGGTGCAGTGAGAGGGCAGCCGGTCAACAAGAACACTGCTGGCTCCATGAGCAAAGCACAGACCCTGGAGAACATGCAGCAGATGAAGGTGATGATGGAGCAGGAGATGAAGAGTGACAAATACAAAACCAACAGCAACAAGGGCTACGTGTTCACGCTGATGCCGCTCTACGCCATCGGAGTCGGCCTCTTTGCAGCGTACAAATTTCTGAAG ATCAAGTCTGCAGATGACTCCCAAGCCCAAAAGAACAAGGATGCCAAAGGTCCCAAGAAGTCTGAGGAGACAG AGAATCAGCTTACAGAGCTGGAGCAGCGGCTAGCACAAACAGAGAAGATGCTCAACTCCATTCTGACCCAACTGGACCCATTGACAAGTTG TGTCAAGTCTGTGGCCCAGGAACAGAAGAACGAGATCATGTCCCAACTCCAGTCCATCCGCCACCTGATGAAGAAGAGAGGCATGGACTGTCCACCCCTTAACATTGAAG AGCCGCAGTGCGAGAGGAACCTGGATGACCTCATCGAGTCTCTGGCAGCCCACGGCGACACCTCGCCAGAGGTGGTTGCTCCTGCTGAAGACGATCAAAGTGGtgtggagaaagaggaggagccaGTCCACCAGCAGCACCACCCTGAATCCAAGGATGAGCACTCAGTGACCGACGCTCAGGAGGAGGACATGCCCTCCTTGGAGGATTCTTGTGAGACAAACAttgaggacataggcctagcccAGAACATTCCAGAAGAAATGCCTACAACTGGGCTCAGACGCCGCAACAGGCTGGAATGA